In a genomic window of Erigeron canadensis isolate Cc75 chromosome 5, C_canadensis_v1, whole genome shotgun sequence:
- the LOC122601940 gene encoding FGGY carbohydrate kinase domain-containing protein-like has product MTTTTATLSSPSSSSVPRRSVFLGVDVGTGSARAGLFDEIGKLLGSASSPIQIWKEGDCVEQSSTDIWLAICTAVKRALSISDIAGEQVTGMGFAATCSLVAVDSEGQPVSVSWSGDTRRNVIVWMDHRAVKQAERINSCNSPVLQHYGGSISPEMKPPKLLWVKENLPESWSMTWRWMDLSDWLSYRATGDDTRSLQMFCKWTYLGHAQMQHIDENSSGDMETHRWDDGFWEEIGLRDLVDGHHSKIGRSVAFAGHSLGNGLSPDAAKELGLLAGTPVGTSLIDAHAGGVGVMESVPDSKANESDDDDDDDAICRRMVLVCGTSTCHMAISKSKLFIPGVWGPFWSAMVPEYWLTIAGQSATGSLLDYIVDNHVASSHLANRAASENISLFQMLNDLVAQMMRDMETPFVAALTADLHILPDFHGNRSPIADPNAKGMICGLSLDTSDRQLALQYYATVQGLAYGTRHIIEHCNEHGHKIDTLLASGGLSKNALFIQEHADIIGCPIILPRESESVLLGAAILGAVAAKKYSGIRGAMKALNAAGQVIHPSEDPRVKKYHDAKYQIFRQLYEQQLSQRAIMADALS; this is encoded by the exons ATGACGACTACCACCGCCACCCTGTCTTCCCCTTCTTCTTCGTCTGTTCCTCGTCGTTCTGTCTTCCTCGGTGTCGATGTCGGTACCGGCAGCGCGCGCGCAG GCCTTTTTGATGAGATTGGAAAACTTCTGGGTTCTGCTAGCAGTCCGATACAAATTTGGAAAGAAGGCGATTGTGTTGAG CAATCTTCAACTGATATTTGGCTTGCGATCTGCACTGCCGTTAAAAGAGCTTTATCTATTTCTGACATTGCTGGTGAACAAGTAACTGGGATGGGTTTTGCGGCTACATGTTCTCTTG TTGCTGTGGATTCTGAAGGTCAACCTGTGTCAGTATCCTGGAGTGGTGATACTAGGAGAAATGTGATAGTATGGATGGACCACAGAGCGGTAAAGCAAGCTGAAAGAATAAATTCCTGCAATTCACCTGTATTGCAACATTATGGTGGTTCAATTTCTCCTGAAATGAAGCCACCAAAG CTATTGTGGGTGAAAGAGAATTTACCAGAATCTTGGTCAATGACGTGGAGGTGGATGGACTTGAGTGATTGGTTGTCATACAG AGCAACAGGAGATGATACTCGCAGTTTGCAAATGTTTTGCAAATGGACATATCTGGGTCATGCACAGATGCAGCACATTGATGAGAACAGCTCCGGAGACATGGAAACCCATCGCTGGGATGATGGCTTTTGGGAAGAGATTGGTCTTCGTGACCTTGTGGATGGGCATCATTCCAAAATAG GAAGAAGTGTTGCTTTCGCTGGTCATTCCCTTGGCAATGGTCTGAGCCCCGATGCTGCAAAG GAATTGGGTCTTCTAGCAGGAACCCCAGTAGGAACATCACTGATTGATGCTCATGCTGGTGGTGTTGGAGTTATGGAAAGTGTGCCCGACTCCAAAGCTAATG aatctgatgatgatgatgatgatgatgccatATGCCGACGTATGGTGCTGGTATGTGGAACATCCACCTGTCATATGGCTATTTCAAAGAGCAAATTGTTTATCCCAGGTGTTTGGGGACCATTCTGGTCAG CGATGGTTCCTGAGTATTGGCTTACAATAGCAGGCCAAAGTGCGACTGGTTCTCTATTGGACTACATAGTTGATAATCATGTTGCATCCTCACATTTGGCGAACCGTGCTGCTTCCGAAA ATATTTCTCTGTTTCAAATGTTGAACGACCTAGTAGCACAAATGATGCGTGACATGGAGACTCCATTTGTTGCTGCTTTAACTGCTGATCTACATATACTTCCTGATTTCCACGGTAACAG ATCTCCTATTGCTGACCCAAATGCAAAAGGAATGATCTGTGGCTTAAGTCTTGATACAAGTGACAGACAGTTGGCTCTTCAATACTATGCTACTGTACAGGGCCTTGCATATGGTACACGTCATATCATAGAGCATTGCAATGAGCACGGACACAAA ATTGATACATTGCTAGCCTCCGGTGGACTTTCAAAGAATGCATTGTTCATTCAAGAACATGCCGATATCATtg GTTGTCCGATAATTCTTCCACGGGAAAGTGAGTCGGTACTATTAGGTGCTGCTATTCTTGGTGCTGTTGCTGCAAAGAAATATTCTGGGATCAGGGGGGCCATGAAGGCACTTAATGCAGCTGGCCAG GTCATTCATCCATCGGAAGATCCGAGAGTGAAGAAGTACCATGATGCGAAATACCAGATATTCAGGCAGCTTTACGAACAACAGCTCTCTCAACGTGCAATCATGGCTGATGCGTTGTCTTAG
- the LOC122600255 gene encoding CRAL-TRIO domain-containing protein C589.09, mitochondrial yields the protein MSVRIPPSHHHHLFISNTQSSFFNTKSRKPQSFVKFSVQNRSSDANTSLNNSRKLVLKVKEKLEKDHSSLPTGKNGRDDEELILWFLKDRRFEVDEAISKLTKAIKWRQDFRVSELTEESVRRVAATGKSYVHDSLDIQGRPVLIVVPSKHTPEMFDRSEDERLCVFLLEKALAKLPDGKDEILGIFDLRGFGLKNSDLKFLTFLFDVLYYYYPRRLGQVLFVDAPFVFQPIWQLAKPIVKSYASLVRFCSADDVRKEYFTESSLPESFRH from the exons atgtcagTAAGAATACCGCcatcccaccaccaccacctctttATCAGCAACACCCAATCCTCCTTTTTCAACACTAAATCAAGAAAACCACAATCATTTGTTAAATTTTCCGTCCAAAATCGCTCTTCTGACGCCAATACTTCTCTCAACAACTCAcgcaag CTAGTATTAAAGGTGAAAGAGAAGCTTGAGAAAGATCATTCCAGTCTCCCTACAGGGAAAAATGGAAGAGATGACGAGGAGCTCATTCTTTGGTTTTTAAAGGACCGTCGTTTTGAAGTAGACGAGGCTATCTCTAAACTGACCAAAGCAATT AAATGGCGACAAGATTTTCGTGTGTCAGAACTGACAGAAGAATCAGTAAGAAGAGTAGCTGCAACTGGAAAGTCATATGTTCATGATTCACTTGATATCCAAGGCAGGCCAGTACTAATAGTAGTGCCATCAAAACATACTCCAGAG ATGTTTGATCGGTCTGAGGACGAGAGGTTATGTGTGTTTTTGCTAGAGAAGGCATTAGCTAAACTTCCGGATGGTAAAGATGAGATACTTGGAATATTTGATCTTCGTGGGTTTGGTTTGAAGAATTCGGATCTTAAGTTCTTAACATTTTTG TTTGATGTGTTGTATTACTATTACCCAAGGCGGCTGGGGCAAGTTCTATTTGTTGATGCTCCTTTTGTATTTCAACCAATTTGGCAGCTTGCCAAGCCCATAGTAAAGTCATATGCTTCTCTG GTAAGGTTCTGCTCGGCGGATGATGTGAGAAAGGAGTATTTTACAGAATCGTCACTTCCAGAAAGCTTTAGGCATTGA